In a genomic window of Limibacter armeniacum:
- a CDS encoding family 43 glycosylhydrolase, producing the protein MKKIIGWVTVLLLLTGNLLAQDSFFTYTNPIKNGIEGGIRDAQVFRDNDKWYLVGTSYPFWTREGKNPGVKIYSSDNLLDWKFEKLLIDRSRLDPTVWYLDRFWAPEIHKLKGKYYLLFNCQNESTEGQKLEGQHGGVAVSDELLGDYTVVSEKAPFIKGNDLTFFEDKDGTVYAFNNRQKGIYVTKVDLEKVQTTGESTLCFPVGDVDKKEWDGIGIEGAYCIKEGDTYYLFYSSWSRGYEIGYATAKSPMGPWTKYEGNPIYGAQNPNSCKKYGYPYEGDDSCPWRAVGHNEVFQGPDGRPWISCHGILKSDPTPYLMLEPIIFENGVIKINGPTNTPQRFPLLEKQYGLQPKVKGELKQWHKTTLTFTGPVADESDNFNPFTHYRLDVTFTNGEKSLRVPGYFAADGNAANTSSTKGDQWRVHFSAPETGEWQYSISFRKGENVAVSDDPKAGISAGYMDGFKGTLSIADSDKPADDLRSKGRLQYTGSRYLQHAGNGQYFVKAGTDAPENLLAYADFDGTFHHDGHKDHFVKTWESHLKDWKEGDPSWQNGKGKALIGAVNYLSAQGMNAFSFLTMNILGDDQNVFPYTDYDERLRFDVSKLDQWEIIFEHGEKQGMFLHFKTTETENQGLLDNGDTGLERKLYYRELIARYAHHLALNWNLGEENGKWQKKHKTPPQTTAQRQEMARYFAEHDPYHNHIVIHNGQSFDDLLGEETLITGVSLQTNKQDFSMVHGETLRWLNESKKAGKQWVVACDEPGDAKHSLTPDADDPEHNNARSNALWGNLMAGGTGVEWYFGYSHDHSDLTCQDWRSRHNMWQQSRYALNFFRKIPFWEMDANDELIGDENTYCLMKEGEVYVCYQKTGKMLSLQLPKGKYYARWYNPKTGTFVGETEKVKGGRNITISPPDTNQDWALLLENSKVKNNLSEL; encoded by the coding sequence ATGAAGAAAATAATAGGATGGGTGACCGTACTCCTATTGCTGACTGGTAATCTGTTGGCACAGGATAGCTTTTTCACCTATACTAACCCTATAAAGAATGGCATTGAAGGTGGCATCCGTGATGCACAGGTATTCCGTGACAATGACAAGTGGTATCTTGTTGGAACTTCTTATCCATTTTGGACCAGAGAAGGAAAAAACCCAGGTGTCAAGATTTACTCCTCCGACAACCTGCTGGACTGGAAATTCGAGAAGCTGCTGATCGACCGCAGCAGGCTGGACCCGACCGTCTGGTACCTTGACCGTTTCTGGGCGCCAGAAATCCATAAGCTGAAGGGTAAGTATTATCTCCTTTTCAATTGTCAAAATGAATCTACCGAAGGACAGAAACTGGAAGGTCAGCACGGAGGAGTGGCTGTATCTGACGAACTGCTGGGCGACTACACTGTCGTATCTGAAAAAGCGCCATTTATCAAGGGCAATGACCTGACTTTCTTTGAAGACAAAGACGGAACAGTCTATGCCTTCAACAACAGGCAGAAAGGCATCTATGTCACCAAAGTGGATCTTGAGAAGGTACAGACTACCGGAGAATCAACGCTTTGCTTTCCGGTAGGTGATGTGGACAAGAAGGAATGGGACGGCATTGGCATTGAAGGTGCCTATTGTATCAAGGAAGGAGACACCTACTATTTGTTCTATTCTTCTTGGAGTAGAGGGTACGAGATTGGGTATGCCACCGCCAAAAGCCCAATGGGACCTTGGACCAAATATGAGGGCAACCCCATCTACGGAGCGCAAAACCCAAATTCCTGTAAGAAATACGGCTATCCATACGAAGGAGACGACAGTTGTCCATGGAGGGCAGTTGGTCACAACGAGGTTTTCCAAGGACCGGATGGCAGGCCATGGATCTCGTGTCATGGCATCCTGAAAAGCGACCCAACCCCTTACCTGATGCTGGAACCAATTATTTTTGAGAACGGCGTCATCAAAATCAACGGTCCAACCAATACGCCGCAACGCTTTCCACTCCTTGAAAAACAGTACGGGCTACAACCAAAAGTGAAAGGAGAGCTGAAACAGTGGCACAAGACCACGCTTACCTTTACCGGACCTGTGGCGGATGAGTCGGATAACTTTAATCCCTTTACCCACTACCGGTTGGATGTAACCTTCACCAATGGCGAAAAGTCCCTGAGAGTCCCTGGTTACTTTGCCGCTGATGGCAATGCAGCCAATACCTCATCTACCAAAGGCGATCAGTGGCGTGTCCATTTCTCGGCACCGGAAACAGGCGAATGGCAGTATAGCATTTCCTTCAGGAAAGGTGAAAATGTAGCGGTAAGCGACGATCCTAAAGCAGGTATCTCCGCAGGCTATATGGATGGATTCAAAGGCACCTTGTCAATTGCTGACTCAGACAAACCGGCTGATGACCTGAGAAGCAAGGGACGACTCCAGTATACAGGCAGTCGTTACCTGCAACACGCAGGCAACGGGCAGTATTTTGTAAAAGCGGGTACTGATGCCCCTGAAAACCTGCTAGCATATGCCGATTTCGACGGTACCTTCCACCATGACGGACACAAGGACCACTTTGTCAAGACCTGGGAAAGTCACCTGAAAGACTGGAAGGAAGGAGATCCAAGCTGGCAAAACGGCAAAGGCAAGGCACTGATCGGTGCGGTCAATTACCTATCAGCACAGGGCATGAATGCCTTCTCCTTTCTGACGATGAATATTCTGGGAGATGACCAGAACGTATTTCCTTATACCGATTATGACGAAAGGCTCCGCTTCGATGTCTCCAAACTGGACCAATGGGAAATCATCTTTGAACACGGTGAAAAACAGGGCATGTTTCTGCACTTCAAGACGACAGAAACAGAAAATCAGGGTCTGCTGGACAATGGTGATACAGGCTTAGAACGTAAATTGTATTACCGTGAACTGATTGCCCGCTATGCGCACCATCTGGCGCTCAACTGGAATCTCGGGGAAGAGAACGGCAAATGGCAAAAGAAACACAAGACGCCTCCACAGACCACTGCCCAACGGCAGGAGATGGCGCGCTATTTTGCAGAGCATGACCCTTACCATAACCATATCGTGATCCACAACGGACAATCATTTGACGACCTATTGGGCGAAGAAACCCTGATTACAGGTGTTTCTCTGCAAACCAACAAGCAAGATTTCAGCATGGTACATGGCGAAACGTTGCGATGGCTCAATGAGTCAAAAAAAGCAGGCAAGCAATGGGTAGTCGCCTGTGACGAACCGGGGGATGCCAAACATTCCCTGACACCGGATGCGGATGATCCCGAACATAACAATGCCCGCAGCAATGCGCTTTGGGGTAACCTGATGGCTGGTGGCACTGGCGTGGAATGGTACTTTGGCTATAGTCATGACCATTCTGACCTGACCTGTCAGGACTGGCGCAGCCGCCATAACATGTGGCAGCAAAGCCGCTATGCACTGAACTTCTTCCGGAAGATTCCATTCTGGGAGATGGACGCCAATGACGAGCTGATTGGTGATGAAAATACTTATTGCTTAATGAAAGAAGGAGAAGTATATGTATGCTATCAGAAAACTGGAAAGATGCTGAGCCTTCAGTTACCCAAAGGTAAATACTACGCTCGTTGGTACAATCCGAAAACAGGTACTTTTGTCGGAGAAACTGAAAAGGTGAAAGGAGGACGAAATATTACCATTTCTCCGCCAGATACAAATCAGGACTGGGCATTGCTACTAGAAAACAGCAAAGTGAAAAACAATCTTTCTGAACTTTAA